The Deltaproteobacteria bacterium genome has a segment encoding these proteins:
- the rplC gene encoding 50S ribosomal protein L3, giving the protein MLNGMLGKKIGMTQIFTKDGEVISVTVIKTGPCFVVQKKNKTKDGYNSIQIGFLEKKKERVNKPLIGHFAKAKTPCFYHLKEFKGETPDSYQAGQKITCETIFKAGEFVDVSGVTKGRGFTGVMKRWNFAGGPGSHGSMFNRAPGSIGSSSDPSRVYKGMRMAGHYGNERVTTQNLKIIAVRPEDDIVLVKGGVPGHVNSILEIRKAKKKATIANGKL; this is encoded by the coding sequence ATGTTAAATGGAATGTTAGGGAAAAAAATTGGGATGACGCAGATATTTACCAAGGATGGAGAGGTAATTTCTGTCACAGTGATAAAGACCGGGCCATGTTTTGTGGTTCAGAAGAAGAATAAGACTAAAGACGGCTATAATTCCATTCAGATTGGCTTTCTTGAAAAAAAGAAAGAACGGGTAAATAAGCCGCTTATCGGCCACTTTGCCAAAGCAAAGACTCCATGTTTTTATCATCTGAAAGAATTTAAAGGCGAGACACCAGACAGCTATCAAGCAGGTCAAAAGATAACATGCGAAACAATATTCAAGGCAGGCGAGTTTGTGGATGTATCGGGTGTAACAAAGGGAAGGGGTTTTACGGGTGTTATGAAGCGGTGGAATTTTGCCGGAGGCCCTGGCAGCCATGGTTCAATGTTTAACAGGGCACCTGGTTCAATAGGTTCAAGTTCCGACCCGTCTAGGGTTTATAAAGGCATGAGAATGGCCGGGCATTATGGAAATGAAAGGGTAACTACCCAGAATCTTAAAATTATAGCAGTTAGACCGGAGGATGATATAGTTTTGGTTAAAGGCGGGGTGCCGGGACATGTGAATAGTATTCTTGAGATAAGAAAGGCAAAGAAGAAGGCAACAATTGCAAATGGGAAATTGTAA
- the rplD gene encoding 50S ribosomal protein L4 translates to MPTVDILNIENKKVGTADLSDSIFASRIKEDLFYETVKMQMANRRSGTASTKTRANVSGGGAKPWKQKGTGRARAGSNRSPLWRHGGIVFGPHPRDYSYKVPKKVSKAALMSCLALKVKDGKLKVLDNIPLNEPKTKNILEILKKIHSTGGLIVIDGSNQNLELSVRNLKDFKLLKVNGLNVFDLLHYDDLIITKTAVEQLEKQLMS, encoded by the coding sequence ATGCCAACAGTAGATATATTAAATATAGAGAATAAAAAAGTTGGAACCGCTGACTTAAGCGATAGTATTTTTGCCAGCCGTATAAAAGAAGACCTGTTTTATGAAACCGTGAAGATGCAGATGGCAAACAGAAGGTCAGGAACCGCCTCTACCAAGACAAGGGCCAATGTTTCAGGCGGCGGAGCAAAGCCATGGAAGCAGAAGGGGACAGGCAGGGCAAGGGCCGGCTCAAACCGTTCGCCTTTGTGGAGGCACGGAGGGATAGTCTTTGGTCCACATCCAAGAGACTACTCATATAAGGTGCCAAAGAAAGTGAGCAAGGCTGCGCTCATGTCGTGTTTGGCCTTAAAGGTAAAAGATGGAAAGTTGAAGGTTTTGGATAATATCCCGCTCAACGAACCAAAGACAAAAAATATTCTGGAAATTCTGAAAAAGATCCATTCAACCGGAGGGTTGATCGTCATAGATGGGTCTAATCAAAATCTGGAATTGTCTGTCAGAAATTTAAAGGACTTTAAATTATTGAAAGTCAATGGGCTGAATGTATTTGACCTTTTACACTATGATGATTTGATAATCACAAAAACAGCCGTAGAACAACTTGAAAAACAGTTAATGAGTTAG
- the rplW gene encoding 50S ribosomal protein L23, whose amino-acid sequence MKNIYQTLKTPVITEKSTVQRAESNKVTFWVDLQANKSDVKEAIEKVFNVKVLDVNTMKVPGKVKRTGKNISKKSTRKKAYITLKQGDKIPLFEGT is encoded by the coding sequence ATGAAAAATATATATCAAACATTAAAGACGCCTGTTATTACTGAAAAAAGCACGGTGCAGAGGGCAGAGTCAAACAAGGTGACTTTTTGGGTAGATCTGCAGGCTAACAAAAGCGATGTAAAAGAGGCGATTGAAAAGGTTTTCAATGTGAAGGTGCTTGATGTAAATACTATGAAGGTCCCGGGGAAGGTTAAGAGGACAGGTAAAAATATAAGCAAAAAATCAACCAGAAAAAAGGCGTATATTACATTGAAACAAGGCGACAAGATACCTTTATTTGAGGGAACATGA
- the rplB gene encoding 50S ribosomal protein L2 translates to MPIKTYNPTSPGIRKLTTLTFEEITKVKPEKSLTVPLKRTGGRNMYGRVTSRWMGGGHKKAYRIIDFKRDKRGVPASVAAIEYDPNRSSRIALLNYADGEKRYILSPLDLKVGNSVVAGEGIDIKPGNAMPIKSIPLGTFIHNIELKIGGGGQMARSAGSFAQLMAKEGNMAQIKLPSGEVRYVLQNCYASIGQLGNIDHENVTIGKAGRSRWLGINPRVRGVAMNPVDHPHGGGEGKSKGGNHPQSPWGTPTKGFKTRRRKYTDKYIVSRRK, encoded by the coding sequence ATGCCAATTAAAACATATAATCCAACATCACCGGGAATAAGAAAGTTAACTACTTTAACCTTTGAAGAAATTACAAAGGTGAAGCCCGAGAAATCCCTTACTGTGCCTTTAAAAAGAACAGGCGGAAGGAATATGTATGGTAGGGTCACATCCAGGTGGATGGGCGGTGGCCACAAAAAGGCATACAGGATTATAGATTTTAAGAGGGACAAGAGGGGTGTGCCTGCAAGTGTTGCGGCTATAGAATATGATCCCAATCGTTCTAGCAGAATTGCCTTGCTTAATTATGCTGATGGAGAGAAGAGATATATATTGTCCCCGCTTGATTTAAAGGTTGGCAATAGTGTAGTTGCAGGAGAGGGCATTGATATAAAGCCAGGAAATGCTATGCCCATAAAATCAATACCGCTTGGCACATTTATTCATAATATTGAACTCAAGATAGGTGGTGGCGGGCAGATGGCGAGAAGCGCCGGTAGTTTTGCACAACTCATGGCTAAAGAAGGGAATATGGCCCAGATAAAACTTCCTTCCGGCGAGGTCAGATATGTTCTACAGAATTGTTATGCAAGCATAGGACAGCTTGGCAATATAGACCATGAGAATGTGACCATAGGCAAGGCAGGCAGATCAAGATGGCTTGGGATAAATCCTAGGGTGAGAGGCGTTGCTATGAATCCGGTAGACCATCCGCACGGCGGTGGAGAAGGCAAGAGCAAGGGAGGCAATCATCCTCAAAGTCCATGGGGTACCCCGACAAAAGGATTTAAGACAAGAAGACGCAAATATACAGATAAGTATATTGTATCTAGGAGGAAGTAG
- the rpsS gene encoding 30S ribosomal protein S19: protein MARSVKKGPFVDGHLLKKIAQANEAKAKKVIKTWSRRSTITPDMIGHTIAVHNGKKFIPVFVTENMVGHKLGEFAPTRTFKGHSGDRKTKVTGAEPKASA, encoded by the coding sequence GTGGCCCGTTCTGTTAAAAAAGGCCCATTTGTAGATGGACACCTGCTTAAAAAGATAGCGCAGGCAAATGAGGCAAAGGCAAAAAAGGTTATAAAAACATGGTCAAGACGCTCTACCATTACCCCTGATATGATTGGTCATACCATAGCGGTGCATAATGGTAAAAAATTTATCCCTGTGTTCGTAACCGAAAATATGGTGGGGCATAAGCTTGGCGAATTCGCGCCCACCAGAACATTCAAAGGTCATTCCGGAGATAGAAAGACAAAGGTTACCGGCGCAGAACCAAAGGCATCCGCCTAA